GGTGGAAACACCGGCAGGGCGTCCCTGGCCGACTTTCACCAGAACTTTCTGACCCTCGCCAACAGCCTTGATTCGATGTTGGCGGAGGCGCGGAAGTACCGGCTGTCGATGGTCCTCGCGCACCAGGACCTGGCCCAGTTCCCGAAGGACCTCCTGGCAGCGGCGTCGGCGAACGCCCGCAACAAGCTGTACTTCTCCGTCGCCCCGGAGGACGCCCGCGTCCTGGCGAGGCACACTCTGCCCGAACTCGACGAGCACGACCTGACCCACCTCGACGCCTACACCGCCGTCGGGCGCCTCGTCGTCGGTGGGCGGCAGACGCCGGCGTTCACCCTCAAGACCCGGCCGCCGAAGCCAGTTGTGGGCGAGGCAACGGTGATCCGGCAGGCCGCGGCGCAGGCGGTGCCGGCGCAGGACACCAGCGCGATCGACGACCTCGTCGACCGGTTCTCGGCCCGACCCGACGACAACCGCCGTCCCCGGGCCAAGAGCGGCCCCAAGGCGAACACCTGAACGCCGCCGGGCGGCTGAAGCGAGATCGACAGACCGGTCGATCGGAGTCGCCCGCGTCCTGGTCACCCCTTCCGTGAGGGCTTCACCAGCCCTTCACCACCGATCACCACGCGGCACTGACATATCCGGCCGTACGGGTCTGTCAGTGCCGCTCACCGGCCGTCACCAGCTCTCGGTGACCACCTCACCGAACTCAGACACCCTCCCTCGGAGGGAACTCCTCTTCCGCATGGAGCATTCACCGTGCCCGCGAACAGCTCCGCTTCTCGCTCGTCATCCGCTTCTTCTTCGCCCTCGCGTTCCTCGTCTCGTCTGGCTCGTCTTGACCGGCTTCGTCGTCTGACCGTCCGCGACCATCAGCTGCTGCGGTGGCTCGCTGAGCATTACGTGCTGTCCACCGACCAGGTCGCGGCGGCCCTGTTCCCCTCGCTTCGCGCAGCCCGGCTGCGCCTCGCCCAGTTGCACCAGGTGGAGGCGGTCAGCCGGTTCGTCGACGTCACCACCGGCAGCGGCCAGTACCTCTACACTCTCGGCCCGCTCGGCGCCGTGGTCTACCCCACCCAATTCAACGACCCGAACCACGCCGACGCCCGCGCCCCACGCACCAGCATCGACCGCACCGAACGCATCATCGGCAGCCGCCGCCTGCCCCACCTGCTCGGCACCAACCAACTGTTCATCGACCTCATCAGCTACGCCCGCACCGACGGCAACGCCCAGCTGAGCCGATGGTGGTCCGAGCAGCACACCACCGCCGCCTTCGCCGCCGCCTCCTACGCCGCCGGCAGCGGCACCGGTGTCCAGCCCGACGGGCACGGCATCTGGCACGCCGGGGGGCGCACCGTCGGGTTCTTCCTCGAACACGACAACGGCACCGAACCCCTCGGTACCGTGCTGCGCAAGCTGCGCGCCTACGAGCAGCTCGCCCGCTACGGGCCCCGCTACTCGGTGCTGCTGCGCGTCCCCGGCCGCCGCCGCGAGCAGCACCTCCTCGACGCCCTCGCCGGGGTGCCCACCGCCATGCCCGTGGCCACCGGCCTCCACGGCGAGCACCCCGCCGGGCCTGCCTGGACGCTGACCACCGACCCCGGGCCGCGCCGCTGGCTGCACGAACTGCCCTCCGACCACGGCCCGGACAACCCGGCCACCAACCCGCACCGCTTCCCCGACACCGACCTCAGCGGCCCCGACCCGGAGCCCTGACATCCACCTTCAACGCACGCGGAGGGGGGCCATCCACCGTCGTGGGCGGCTGTGAGACCGACCGGATCTCACAGTCCCGCCGTCCCTCGCCCGCGGAATCGAGCGGTCGTCTGACAGTGCAGGTCAACGGCACTACTGACGATCATGACGGCGGCCGGCGCTGACAGATCCGGCCGCTACCTTCATCGGCACCACCTTCACCCATATATCGCTCCACCCGGTCCGGTCCCACCTCGGGAACCACCGCCGCACCTCACGGTGCGCTCTGCCCACCCGCCTTCTCGGCCGGTCGGCGCCCGCGCCGCGCGGCGATCCCCAGGTCGCACCGCACCACCCGCACCACCCCGCACCACCAACAGCCACTCTGCTGCGCCCATCCGCTGTTCGTCCCGTGAGTCGACCCATGTACCCGGTGGGCCGGCCGCCTCCGCGCGCCCGACATCGCGCCTCTACCGAAGGAGGAACCCCAGATGACCGCAACCAACGGTGCCGCGACCCCGCTGAGCCGCTACGGCACCCGCGTGCCGACGGTGACGCCCCGCCCGGGCCGCAAGCCCGCCCCCGCGGCCACCACCGCCAGCACCACGGCGCCCACCAGCCCGGTGGTCACGCCGACCGCGACGATCAACACCATGATCGTCTGCCTGCCCGACGGACTGCCGTCGCAGGCCCTGACCGCCACCCAGCTCGACCGGCACTTCGGCGTGTCCGGCACCCTGCAGCCCCGTTTCTGGGCCATCCCGGACATGTGGCTGTGGCAGCGGCGCGACCTGGTCGCGCCTCGCAAGGGACGTCCGGTGTACTGCGCCGGCGGACCGGTCAAGCTGCTCGACCTCGCCGCCATGCGCCACGCCGCCGGCGTCGGCGCCGGCATCCGCCACGAGGTGTGGCAGCGGGTCGTGCACGGCACCCGGCCGGCCACCCCGTGGCCGACCCTGCTGGCCC
This genomic stretch from Micromonospora krabiensis harbors:
- a CDS encoding replication-relaxation family protein translates to MARLDRLRRLTVRDHQLLRWLAEHYVLSTDQVAAALFPSLRAARLRLAQLHQVEAVSRFVDVTTGSGQYLYTLGPLGAVVYPTQFNDPNHADARAPRTSIDRTERIIGSRRLPHLLGTNQLFIDLISYARTDGNAQLSRWWSEQHTTAAFAAASYAAGSGTGVQPDGHGIWHAGGRTVGFFLEHDNGTEPLGTVLRKLRAYEQLARYGPRYSVLLRVPGRRREQHLLDALAGVPTAMPVATGLHGEHPAGPAWTLTTDPGPRRWLHELPSDHGPDNPATNPHRFPDTDLSGPDPEP